In Thermanaerothrix sp., the genomic window CCCGCAAACTCCGCAGGCACCATGAGCACGTTACCAAGGTTCAAAAGCATGGAGGGGATGCCGAGGACGAAGATGACCGCAAGGTAGACGGACAAGAAGGGCAGAGCCGCCAGGTTTGACAGTATGCCGACCACAGGCACCGACCCGAAAACCGATGCCGCCAAAGGGTATGTGGCAAGCCAAACCACAAGGCTTAGCATCGGATACCACGGACCCCGGAGGGACCCGCCCACCCCCAGCAGGACCGACACGCTCACCACCGACAGCCTAAAACCCACGTCAAAGGCCATCCAGGGGTTGAACAAAAGCATCAGCCAAGCGCCCAAGAAAAGCAGGTTCATACCCCGGACCCCCCTGCCCGCAATGGCGCTTAAGATGCCAAGCTGCGCCATGCATGCAGCCCTCACCGCGCTTGGGGGGCAACCAGCCATAAGCACATATCCCCACAGGACTAAGGAACCCACCAGAAGCCCTGCCCGCCGGGGCTTTAAGACAAGCCAAATCCCCCCTAACAGCAGGGCCACGTGGAACCCCGACACCGCAAGGATGTGGCTTGTACCCCACCTCCGATGGGCCTCCACGAGCTCCGGGTCCTTGATGCCAAACCACGACGCCAAGATGTATCCCCTGGAAATGGGAGGCAGGCCGAGCATCACCCGCCTTTCCAGTGCCAACTTGAGCCTAAGAAAGCGCCCCAAGATGCCAGGGGCAGGCCCCGCGGGGCGCAACTCCCCCTCAAAGACCCCTACCGCTCCCTTGGACCTCCAATAGGCCTCCTGGTCAAAGGAACCGCTACTGGACCTGCCGGAAACCCGATCAAAGGGCCCCACCTCCCCTTCCAACTCCACCCACTGCCCCTCTTCAATGGGGATCGTCGGGGACACCACCAACGGCCCCAAGCTGGAGCTTACGATGCCCATCTGACGGGAGCCCCAGGACCTCTCCAGGAGAACCACTCCATGGGAAAAGATGCGCCGAGGCTCCAGACTGTAAGACACCGCCTGTTGGCATCTCACCGCCCCCACAAGGGATAGAATCACGCACCAAAAAGCCACCGCCTTCGAGCCCCTTGGAAACCCCTCCGCGCCAAGACAGATCAAAAGCCAACCAGTCCCCGCCGCAAAGGACGCCAGCACCGCCAATGAAGACAGCATGGCGGACCTCCCTAAAATGGCCCCAAGGAGGGCGGATATGAACATGGGCATGGCAGGCGCTTGGGAAGAAGGCCCCATGGTTTCTTAACTCTTAAGGGGAGACATCCACCAGGGGGGCCATCTTCTCCAACTTCTTAGGCCCTATGCCCTTAACCTTGAGCAGATCCTTCACATCCCGGAAGGGACCGTTGGCCGCCCGATAGTCAAGGATGGCCTGGGCTGTCTTGTCCCCCACCCCAGGCAAGGCCTTCAGTTCCTCCAACCCCGCCCGGTTAACGTTGACCCGGTTGCCGTAAGACGCCTCCCCTTTGACGGAACCGACGTTAACCGATGCTCCGCCTTTGGATGACCCGCCTTGGACCACTTGAACGGAAGGCGCCGCTTCTACCACAGGCGGCTGAGCCTTAGGAGCCTCACCCTTAAATGGCACCCTCACGTGCTGCCCGTCCTGCAGGGGACTTGCCAGGTTTATGGACTCAAGATCCGCCTTGGAGGCGGGCCCCCCTGCGGCATCCACCGCCTGATATATGCGGCTTCCAGCCGGGACCCGCACAATCCCAGGCCTCATCACGGCGCCGGTAACATAGACCACCCATTCCGAAACCTCCCGAACCGGTTCCTCTCGTGAGGGAGGCGATTCCACAGAAGCGGCCAACCGGGTGATGTCCCCGGCGGTGTTGGTCCCCTCCCGCCGGTCAAACCGGCCGGAGAAAGCCATGACCGCAAGGAAGGCGATGAGAAAACACCCAAAAGCCCCTGCAACCGCAAAAACAGCCTTTCGCCTGGCCTCCAACAAAGACAACCACCCCCAAACGGGAAATCTCCCCGCCGGGAAAGGCTAAACAT contains:
- a CDS encoding ComEC/Rec2 family competence protein, with the translated sequence MPMFISALLGAILGRSAMLSSLAVLASFAAGTGWLLICLGAEGFPRGSKAVAFWCVILSLVGAVRCQQAVSYSLEPRRIFSHGVVLLERSWGSRQMGIVSSSLGPLVVSPTIPIEEGQWVELEGEVGPFDRVSGRSSSGSFDQEAYWRSKGAVGVFEGELRPAGPAPGILGRFLRLKLALERRVMLGLPPISRGYILASWFGIKDPELVEAHRRWGTSHILAVSGFHVALLLGGIWLVLKPRRAGLLVGSLVLWGYVLMAGCPPSAVRAACMAQLGILSAIAGRGVRGMNLLFLGAWLMLLFNPWMAFDVGFRLSVVSVSVLLGVGGSLRGPWYPMLSLVVWLATYPLAASVFGSVPVVGILSNLAALPFLSVYLAVIFVLGIPSMLLNLGNVLMVPAEFAGSLFASIMDWLCDLMPRWVPYEPVLVSVSVTVLSLSVLWGCGFRGVQLITGFLGWVLLWSLCFFSVGFGF
- a CDS encoding helix-hairpin-helix domain-containing protein; amino-acid sequence: MEARRKAVFAVAGAFGCFLIAFLAVMAFSGRFDRREGTNTAGDITRLAASVESPPSREEPVREVSEWVVYVTGAVMRPGIVRVPAGSRIYQAVDAAGGPASKADLESINLASPLQDGQHVRVPFKGEAPKAQPPVVEAAPSVQVVQGGSSKGGASVNVGSVKGEASYGNRVNVNRAGLEELKALPGVGDKTAQAILDYRAANGPFRDVKDLLKVKGIGPKKLEKMAPLVDVSP